ATCATGGACCGCTGGCAGGTGCCCACGCTGCTGGTCACCGGTCACGTCACCATGGAGATCGCGCGGGGGGTGGGTGTCGTCGGGCTGGTGCGCAAACCCTTCACGGAGCGCACCCTGCTGGCCACCATCGACGCATGTCTCACATGGCTCGCCGATGGCGTGGTCCAGGAGCCGCGACCGCCGGGTTTTATCGGACCGGACATCTAAAGCGGTACCCGATCAGCCTGACCCGGCCGTAACAGGCGGGTCGATGCGTTGGCCCATGGCCCAACGCATCGCGACAATTGGAACGACAGGCTGTGTGGAACCGGTCAATCTGGTCAGAAACCGTTCTAGCGTTCCGGCCGGAACATCAGGGCGCCGACGGATCGGAGTGAGCAGCCAATCGAAGCTGAGGTATCACACCTGAAACTTATTCATCAGCAACGGTGCCGGACTCTTGAAAAGCTCAGCCTAAGTAACAAAAGGCCCATCATTGGTCATAGCGGCATGTTCGACATGGTTCCGCACGATCCGAATAGTATCAGTTGGTATAAGTATTTATTGTA
This Skermanella mucosa DNA region includes the following protein-coding sequences:
- a CDS encoding response regulator is translated as MRLIIAEDQLLVALDMETILTGAGHEVCGIASNADEALTLVAEHRPDLALLDVELGGTDGLEAARLIMDRWQVPTLLVTGHVTMEIARGVGVVGLVRKPFTERTLLATIDACLTWLADGVVQEPRPPGFIGPDI